In Quercus robur chromosome 10, dhQueRobu3.1, whole genome shotgun sequence, a genomic segment contains:
- the LOC126702609 gene encoding uncharacterized protein LOC126702609 isoform X2 yields MDLDLIQIHPGFEASKCLDFKTFHVLLQGNALFYILKLKSPLFLGDKNEMEEICPLNENVVERRWKYMRKRVQVPNHQTRFISCHISIRYITIGKHLSSIHKRRS; encoded by the exons atggatttggatttgatcCAAATCCATCCAGGATTTGAGGCATCCAAATGCCTTGATTTCAAAACCTTTCATGTTCTTCTTCAAGGAAACGCTCTCTTCTACATTCTGAAACTGAAGTCGCCATTGTTCCTAGG agACAAAAATGAGATGGAAGAGATATGTCCACTCAATGAAAACGTAGTAGAGAGGAGATGGAAGTATATGAGGAAGAG AGTTCAAGTTCCCAACCATCAAACCAGGTTCATTTCTTGTCATATTAGCATCCGCTATATTACCATTGGCAAGCACCTTTCCTCAATCCACAAACGGAG GAGCTAA
- the LOC126702609 gene encoding uncharacterized protein LOC126702609 isoform X1, which produces MDLDLIQIHPGFEASKCLDFKTFHVLLQGNALFYILKLKSPLFLGDKNEMEEICPLNENVVERRWKYMRKRVQVPNHQTRFISCHISIRYITIGKHLSSIHKRRYGRKDLVPL; this is translated from the exons atggatttggatttgatcCAAATCCATCCAGGATTTGAGGCATCCAAATGCCTTGATTTCAAAACCTTTCATGTTCTTCTTCAAGGAAACGCTCTCTTCTACATTCTGAAACTGAAGTCGCCATTGTTCCTAGG agACAAAAATGAGATGGAAGAGATATGTCCACTCAATGAAAACGTAGTAGAGAGGAGATGGAAGTATATGAGGAAGAG AGTTCAAGTTCCCAACCATCAAACCAGGTTCATTTCTTGTCATATTAGCATCCGCTATATTACCATTGGCAAGCACCTTTCCTCAATCCACAAACGGAGGTATGGTAGAAAAGATTTAGTCCcattatga
- the LOC126703815 gene encoding uncharacterized protein LOC126703815, whose protein sequence is MLSTESSRSLMLSTEEQEELSHSNKKVKNVGHAGFQSMTFKDRLMGKVPGAYTQAFSFEDLMEDDIESDDEVEALREGLVAMKFSKDLKHEMRSPWTRALIVKVYGRSVGFNFIHNKLLSMWKPAGRLDCIGLGHGFFLTRLSLKEDYENILRKGPWFIGGHFLSIRPWEPNFHPATANVSSVAVWIRLNELPIEYYNAKALHQTGKSIGNVLRVDTHTATETKGKFAKLCVQIDVNKPLITAILIGKFEQPV, encoded by the coding sequence ATGCTCTCTACTGAAAGCTCTCGCTCACTCATGCTCTCTACGGAAGAGCAAGAGGAACTCTCACACAGCAACAAAAAGGTTAAAAATGTTGGCCATGCAGGATTTCAATCCATGACATTTAAGGATAGGCTAATGGGCAAAGTTCCTGGAGCTTATACTCAGGCTTTTAGTTTCGAAGACCTCATGGAGGATGATATAGAATCGGATGACGAAGTGGAAGCGCTCCGAGAAGGTTTGGTAGCAATGAAATTTTCTAAGGATCTCAAACATGAAATGCGCAGCCCCTGGACCCGTGCTCTCATTGTAAAGGTTTACGGTAGGTCTGTGGGTTTTAATTTCATCCATAACAAGCTCCTATCAATGTGGAAGCCTGCTGGGAGGCTTGACTGCATAGGATTAGGACATGGGTTCTTTCTCACTCGTCTGTCACTCAAGGAGGACTACGAAAATATCCTCAGAAAGGGACCATGGTTTATTGGAGGGCATTTTTTATCCATTAGACCATGGGAGCCAAATTTTCATCCGGCAACGGCAAATGTCTCCTCGGTGGCAGTATGGATTAGACTGAATGAGTTACCTATTGAGTATTACAATGCGAAAGCTTTGCATCAGACTGGCAAGTCAATTGGCAATGTTCTTAGAGTAGACACACATACAGCCACTGAAACTAAAGGAAAGTTTGCCAAACTCTGTGTGCAGATAGATGTCAATAAACCTCTGATTACAGCCATTTTGATAGGGAAATTTGAACAACCTGTTTGA